One segment of Cynocephalus volans isolate mCynVol1 chromosome 8, mCynVol1.pri, whole genome shotgun sequence DNA contains the following:
- the LOC134383281 gene encoding translation machinery-associated protein 7B-like produces the protein MSFLAGALSSCEGGRKKTLKQPKKQAKEMDKEEKAFRQKGKEEQNKAEELKAKAVGKGPLATDAIKKSGKK, from the coding sequence TTTTTTGGCAGGTGCTTTGTCCAGCTGTGAAGGTGGCAGGAAGAAGACCCTGAAACAGCCCAAGAAGCAGGCCAAGGAGATGGACAAGGAAGAGAAGGCTTTCaggcagaaaggaaaagaggaacagaACAAAGCAGAAGAACTGAAAGCGAAGGCAGTGGGGAAGGGCCCCCTGGCCACAGATGCAATTAAGAAATCTGGCAAAAAGTAA
- the SLAMF7 gene encoding SLAM family member 7, whose product MAGSPARFMLISLLCQLTESAASGALRELIGALGRSVTFPLEFTEEQVDSVVWTFNTTTLVTIQPKVGDKQATVIVTQNRNKERVDFPHGNYSLQLSKLKKSDSGVYRVEIHRSSSQIPITQKYGLRVYEYLSKPKVTMGLQNNKNGTCLTNLTCSMEQGGEDVTYRWKALGQEANESHDGSILPISWRLGERDMIFICMARNPISSNSSSPILARELCKGAPGDPDSFIVILCLLLVFIPLGLLVLVLVLLSLQRKRKKEFIERKKRIPDIHQETPNSCPYSGENTEYSTVSYIDTTIPKEDPVNTLYSTVEMPKR is encoded by the exons AGTCAGCAGCCTCTGGCGCCCTGAGGGAGCTGATCGGTGCCCTTGGTAGGTCCGTGACTTTCCCTCTGGAGTTCACAGAAGAGCAAGTTGACAGTGTCGTCTGGACCTTCAACACAACCACTCTTGTTACTATACAGCCCAAAGTGGGTGACAAACAAGCCACTGTCATTGTGACCCAAAATCGTAACAAGGAAAGGGTGGACTTCCCACATGGAAACTATTCCCTGCAGCTCAGCAAACTGAAGAAGAGTGACTCAGGTGTCTACCGTGTGGAGATACACCGTTCATCCTCCCAGATTCCCATCACTCAGAAGTATGGACTGCGTGTCTATG AGTACCTGTCAAAGCCCAAAGTCACCATGGGTCTGCAGAACAATAAGAATGGCACCTGCCTGACCAATCTGACATGCTCCATGGAACAGGGAGGAGAGGATGTAACTTACCGCTGGAAAGCCCTGGGGCAAGAAGCCAATGAGTCCCATGATGGCTCCATCCTCCCCATCTCCTGGAGACTAGGAGAAAGGGACATGATCTTCATCTGCATGGCCCGGAACCCCATCAGCAGCAACTCCTCAAGCCCCATCCTTGCCAGGGAGCTCTGCAAAG GTGCTCCCGGTGACCCAGATTCCTTCATAGTCATCCTGTGTCTCCTGTTGGTGTTCATCCCACTCGGCCTCCTTGTACTGGTGCTAGTTCTTTTGAgtctgcagagaaagagaaaaaaag AGTTCattgaaaggaagaagagaattcCTGACATTCATCAGGAAACACCTAACTCCTGCCCCTATTCTGGAGAGAACACAGAGTATAGCACAGTCTCTTACATTGAT acaaCTATACCAAAGGAAGACCCAGTAAATACACTTTATTCCACTGTGGAGATGCCAAAAAGGTAA